A single genomic interval of Scatophagus argus isolate fScaArg1 chromosome 22, fScaArg1.pri, whole genome shotgun sequence harbors:
- the LOC124053343 gene encoding aldo-keto reductase family 1 member D1-like, giving the protein MNLTPESHSIPLCDGNSIPLIGLGTYDDPQTTPKGTAYESVKVAIEIGYRHIDGALVYFNEHEVGQAIREKIADGTVKREDIFYCGKLWNTFHPPELVRPALEKTLKTLQLDYVDLYIVEMPTAFRPGDTFYPKDENGKCIYHKTDLCATWEALEACKDAGLVKSLGVSNFNKRQLELILNKPGLKHKPVSNQVECHPYFTQPKLIEYCQQKGIVIVGYSPLGTSRDASWVNLTCPPLLEDELLVSVAKKYNKTTAQVALRFNVQRGVVVIPKSFNPVRIKENFQIFDFCLSENEMKAIEGLNKNIRFVELLMWSDHPEYPFHDDY; this is encoded by the exons ATGAACCTGACACCTGAGAGTCACTCCATTCCTCTCTGTGATGGAAACAGCATACCTTTAATAGGCCTGGGAACTTATGATGATCCCCAAACG ACCCCTAAAGGAACTGCATATGAATCGGTCAAAGTGGCTATTGAAATAGGGTACAGACACATTGATGGGGCTTTGGTCTATTTCAACGAACATGAAGTGGGACAAGCTATAAGGGAGAAAATTGCAGATGgaacagtgaaaagagaggacATCTTCTACTGTGGGAAG CTGTGGAATACATTTCATCCTCCAGAATTGGTACGACCTGCTTTGGAGAAAACCTTGAAGACATTACAGCTGGATTATGTTGATCTCTACATTGTCGAAATGCCCACAGCATTCAGG CCAGGAGATACATTTTACCCTAAAGATGAGAATGGCAAGTGCATTTACCACAAGACAGACCTCTGCGCTACATGGGAG GCTTTAGAGGCGTGCAAAGATGCTGGATTAGTGAAATCCCTTGGCGTATCCAACTTCAACAAGCGACAACTGGAGTTGATCCTCAACAAACCTGGCCTGAAACACAAACCCGTGTCAAACCAG gtTGAATGCCATCCATATTTCACTCAGCCAAAGCTGATAGAGTACTGCCAGCAGAAGGGTATTGTCATTGTGGGATACAGCCCCCTGGGCACATCCAGAGATGCATCCTG GGTAAACCTAACATGCCCCCCACTGTTGGAAGATGAGCTACTGGTATCAGTTGCTAAAAAGTACAACAAGACCACAGCCCAGGTGGCCTTGAGGTTCAATGTGCAGAGAGGAGTGGTGGTCATCCCAAAGAGCTTCAACCCAGTTCGCATAAAGGAGAACtttcag ATATTCGACTTCTGTCTTTCTGAGAATGAGATGAAGGCAATTGAAGGGCTGAACAAGAATATCCGTTTTGTGGAACTTCTCAT GTGGTCTGATCATCCAGAGTATCCATTTCATGATGACTACTAG